The Heyndrickxia acidicola sequence ATGCGGGCATATGAAAAAGAAAGATGACTGAATACAAAGTGAATAAAATACTATCATTATCTTTTAACGGACTAATGACATGTCCAAAAACCACTAAAAAAATCAAGATCAATTTAGCATTATCAAAGTACTTACTTCGATTCGTAAGAGAAGCCACTTATCCCCTCCTTGCTATAGCTTTAATGCTGTTTATTAACATCCCCCCTTCATAATCTCCTTTAATCTGTCATTCTATTTTTAAATTCAACTGAACTTCTCTCTATCTTCCGTTTTAACTTTATAATATCTGTATTACAAGAGGATTAAGGGACTGCCATTAGTATAAAAAGTCCTTTATTTTTTCGTTACAGGAAAATTAAATAGACAGGCAGCCTGTCTAAGTTTATTCACACTGCCTTAAAAATTTTTGTTTCTTAAGATACTTACAGCCTTTCTTACAAAAGGATCATGGAGCGCCATAATTTTCATTGCAGTAAATGACCTGCAAAATATGATTATTTCGGCTTGCTGAAAAATTTGATCACGTTTGATGGATACTAAAAACCATAAAAAAGAAATCAATGAACAGAAAATTTTGTAATGAAGATAAAAGGTCAATGAATAGGTTGATAAAGAAAAGGAATAAATTTTTCATATAGGCAATATTTTTTTTATAATATCAATGTTTGGTATAATTATATTTATAAATAATGAAAGGAGCGAACAAATGACAGAACTCGAGAAGTTGAATTACAGGCACAGATCGTTGTCCAAATCAAAAATTCTTAAAAGAGCCGTTGCCATTTTCATTGGAGCAGTTATTATGGCTGTCGGTTTGGAAATCTTTTTAATTCCTAATAGTGTAATAGACGGGGGAATTACAGGGGTTTCAATTATGCTAGCCCATCTTACAGGTCTTCCACTAGGTGTTTTTATCTTCATACTAAACCTGCCATTTTTCTTCCTTGGCCGTAAACAAATAGGAAAAACATTTGCGATTTCAACTCTTTTTGGAATTGCAGTTCTCTCCTTCTTTACTGCATTATTTACACCTATTCCTCCATTTACAGATGATATTCTGTTAGCGACTATTTTTGGCGGTATCGTTGTAGGCGTCGGTGTCGGAATTGTCATTCGATTCGGAGGCGCTCTGGATGGAACCGAAATTCTTGCTATCCTGCTTAATAAAAAATTTCCTTTTTCTGTTGGCGAAATCATTATGGTGATAAATGTTTTCATCTTAGGAATAGCAGGCTTTGTGTTTTCATGGGATCGTTCCATGTATTCCATACTGGCTTATATTATTGCTACAAAAACTATTGATGTCGTAGTACAGGGACTGGATGAATCCAAATCGGCCTGGATTATCAGTGATAAAGCAAAGGATATCGGAGAAACCATACTCGCTCGGCTAGGCCGCGGTGTTACTTATCTAAACGGTGAGGGAGCCTTTACCGAAGATAACAAAAAAGTAATTTTCTGTATTATTAACCGACTGGAAGAAGCCAAATTAAAAACCATCATAGAAGAAATAGATCCTTCTGCTTTCCTGGCAGTAGGAGACATTTCCGAAGTGCGTGGAGGCAACTTCAAAAAGAGGGATATACATTAGTAGAAAAGCGGAAAGCGCCCGTTCAGAGACGTACAGACTAGTCGGCCTCGACTGAGATAATGGAAACACGAAAAGTAATAGCTTTTCGATGTTGACTTATCGTAGGGAGAGGATGGGTTGTCTGCTAGTCTCTGGGCGCTTGGAGCTGGACAATAGAAAAGCGGAAAGCGCCTGGTTATCGTCGACCAGCATAAGATGATCCAGACAGGAAGGTTTGCTCTTTAACCTTCTGGCTGGATTAGCTTATGACTCGAGACGATGGCGCTTGGAGCTAGACAATTGAAAAGCGGAAAGCGCCCGTTCAGAGACGTACAGACTAGTCGGCCTCGACTGAGATAATGGAAACATTTCCGATATTAATTAACATCTCCTCCGAACAGATGCAATTATTTTAGCAGAAATAACTTCAACAGACCGGCAAATAAAAAGGCCCCTTTCAAATTTCGGAAAGGGCCTTTCGATGTCTATTTACGCTTTTTGTGCTTCAATTTCAATGGTGATGTTGACCTTGCTTCCAAGTAATACTCCACCTGTTTCTAACGCAGCGTTATACGTTAACCCGTAATCTTCGCGGTTAATGGCTCCACTTCCGCTAAATCCTACCTTCTCATTTCCCCATGGATCTTTTGCTGTACCTTCATACGTCACCTTAAAGGTTTCCGGGCGAGTCACCCCATGCAGGGAAAGGTCCCCTGTAACATTATATTCCCCATCATCTGTTTTTACTATTTTCGTAGATTTAAAGGTCAATTTTGGATAATTTTCAACATCAAAAAAATCAGCGGATCTTAAATGATTATCACGATCGGCATTTCTTGTATCAATACTTGCAATATCGATGACAAATTCAATATCTGCAGTTGTTAAATCCTCCGGTTCTGCATCAATTGTTGCTTCAAAGCTTTGAAAATTTCCTTTTGCTTTCGCAATAACTAAATGTTTAACGGAAAAATCAATACTGCTATGTACTGCGTCTACTGCCCATTTTTGTTTTGTCATTTTTAATGACCTCCTTAGTTTAACAGTTATAAGTGGTTTCACTAGCCAATATTCTATATAATTAAAACCAACTTACTTTATGTAAGTAAGTATACATATGATAACAAATTGTGTAAAGTAATAAAATTGAAAAAAGTAATTATTTTTATATTATTGGTTTAATAAGGTATAATGGAATCCAGGAGTGATATATATGAATCAATCTGCCATTTGTCCAAGATTTGAAAAGGCAATGAATATCTTGAGCCAAAGATGGACTGGACTAATTATTTATCAGCTGCTGATTGGACCGCAGCGTTTTTGCAACTTAGAATCTGCAACTACTATCAGTGCACGCGTCCTCTCAGAAAGGTTAAAGGACTTAGAACATGAGGGAATTATAAAGCGGGAGGTTTTTCCAGAAACACCCGTAAGAATTGAATACTCACTCACCAAAAAAGGACTTGCATTAGAACCAATTCTTAAAGGGATAGAAAGCTGGTCACAGAACTGGCTTGAAATAGAACCTGTAGAGGAATAAACCGATTTGTCCTACAAGACAATCGGTTTATTTTTAATATTGGCTTTTTATTTAACTGAGCTGTAAAAAGTGCTAATTAAAAAGTCACCATTCAAATTGAATGGTGACTTTTTGATCAATGCATAGACTTTTTAAATTGTTTTCGCAATAAAAACATGCTCACAGTAATAATAATAAATCCAACTAAAGCCAGCAGAGGTATTGTAATAAAGCCCAGCCAATTAATATATTGCTCTGTGCAGGGAATTCCAGATTTGCAAATTTGTACTTCTCTCATAAAAGGAATCTTTTGAATGCTGTAATGATAGAGAGAAATCAACATTCCAATACCAGATAACGGCATTACATACCGGTATACACGAAAATCCCTTTTATAAACAGCAACCCCCAGAATAAAAACGAGAGGATACATTAAAATCCTTTGATACCAGCACAGGGTACAAGGAACAAAATTCATGACTTCACTAAAAAACAGGCTTCCTGACATCGAAAAAATGGCAGCAATCCAAGCAATCCCCAAATATTTGCTCATCTACATACCCTTCTCTTTCGCCTTCTTGTTTACCAGGTTTATTAGGTCACTGTAGGATTGTCCTTTAAATAGTTTGCCATCAACAAAAATAGTAGGAGTACCGTCTATTTTAAGTTTATTAACATAGTTGATGTCTTTTTTCAGTGCCGCTTTATATTTTTGCTGTTTGAAGGCTGTAACCACTTTTTGAGTATCCTTATCTCCAGCGACATCCTTCAAGGTGTCTTGGAGAAAATTTAAAGAATAAACGTCTGTGCTTTCATATTTTGATCCATCAGGCTGCTTTTCATAAAGATGATCATGAAACTTCCAAAAAGCAGTGTTCCCTAACTCTATATAAACGGTTTCTGCAAATTGGGCCGCACGAGTTGAATCCCTATAAATAAAAGGATCATTCATAAAATAGTATTTTGCTTTTCCAGTTTGGACTAAATCTTTTATAATATCAGGAAAAACTGTTGCATTGAAATTTTTACAAACTGGACATTTATAGTCTCCAAACTCCACGATATTTACTGGAGCATTTTTGTTTCCCAAATAAGGTTCATTATTATAATTGAAAGTTGCATCCTGATGACTGGCAGAATTGACCTTTGCCAATAGGATGATCGTACCGATACAGACAACGACTAATCCTACCATCCAATAAAAAAATGCACGTGATGATTGATTTTTATTTTTCGTTTTATTCGCCATTTTTTCACCCTTTTTATATCAATTTTATCAGACTGCCTCTATAGTAAGCAAAGCGTGATGCCCTGCTATTAGTAAGTAAATATATTATATCAATCCTATTACGTCAAGGATAGAACATACCCGGAATCTTCTTTTTGGCGGAGCATATTTTAAGGAATAACTCCACTGGAATGAGAGAACTAAGTGTAATTTTTTTACATTATTTAACTAAATAATTTCTATTTTACTGGGAACACTATATAAATAAAGGTAAAAAAAGTATATTATATAAGTAATATTTCCTTGGAGGTGAAAAAGCATATGGACCAAAAGGCGTTTTTTTATGATGGAAGCTTTCATGTTGAAGAAACCTCGAATGAGGAGACTGTTACTCCTTCTCCATTTCCTATTACCGACGAAGTGCGCAAGAATCTGGCAGCAAATCCTTTTTCCTTCTAATTGACTGAATAATAAATTTATTAGCGAGTTTGGTTTATGGCTGCCTACACAAAGGTAGTCCTTTTTTTGTATTTGTGTGTGAGAAAGTTTTAAGAACAAGCCAGATCTAAAGGGACTAAACTCCTAATATATTTGATAATAATTTTTCTACAGAGTTAATCTGTTGACATAGCTTTTAATATGGAATATTATTATCTTGAATTAAAGATAATTCATTCCAAAATAAATTTTGGAGGTTTATTTTGTTACCCTTTGTGACAAAATAAATTATCAAATTGATAAAAGAAAGGTGTCGAAAGTAATGACAAAAGTACTATACATCACAGCACATCCACATGATGATAGCGTATCTTACAGCATGGCTGTTGGTAAAGCATTCATCGAGAGCTACAAAGAAGCAAATCCAAATGACGAAATCGTACGAGTGGATCTTTATAAAGAAAATATTCCACACATTGATGCTGACGTATTCAGCGGATGGGGCAAGCTTCAATCAGGAAAAGGATTTGAAGAGCTTTCTGCTGACGAAAAAGCAAAAGTTAGCCGTCTTTCTGAATTGAGCGAACAATTCGTTTCTGCAGATAAATACGTATTTGTTACTCCTTTATGGAACTTCTCCTTCCCTCCTGTTATGAAAGCTT is a genomic window containing:
- a CDS encoding winged helix-turn-helix transcriptional regulator — protein: MNQSAICPRFEKAMNILSQRWTGLIIYQLLIGPQRFCNLESATTISARVLSERLKDLEHEGIIKREVFPETPVRIEYSLTKKGLALEPILKGIESWSQNWLEIEPVEE
- a CDS encoding YceI family protein; this translates as MTKQKWAVDAVHSSIDFSVKHLVIAKAKGNFQSFEATIDAEPEDLTTADIEFVIDIASIDTRNADRDNHLRSADFFDVENYPKLTFKSTKIVKTDDGEYNVTGDLSLHGVTRPETFKVTYEGTAKDPWGNEKVGFSGSGAINREDYGLTYNAALETGGVLLGSKVNITIEIEAQKA
- a CDS encoding YitT family protein; translation: MTELEKLNYRHRSLSKSKILKRAVAIFIGAVIMAVGLEIFLIPNSVIDGGITGVSIMLAHLTGLPLGVFIFILNLPFFFLGRKQIGKTFAISTLFGIAVLSFFTALFTPIPPFTDDILLATIFGGIVVGVGVGIVIRFGGALDGTEILAILLNKKFPFSVGEIIMVINVFILGIAGFVFSWDRSMYSILAYIIATKTIDVVVQGLDESKSAWIISDKAKDIGETILARLGRGVTYLNGEGAFTEDNKKVIFCIINRLEEAKLKTIIEEIDPSAFLAVGDISEVRGGNFKKRDIH
- a CDS encoding FMN-dependent NADH-azoreductase, whose protein sequence is MTKVLYITAHPHDDSVSYSMAVGKAFIESYKEANPNDEIVRVDLYKENIPHIDADVFSGWGKLQSGKGFEELSADEKAKVSRLSELSEQFVSADKYVFVTPLWNFSFPPVMKAYLDSVSVAGKTFKYTAEGPVGLLTDKKAIHIQARGGFYSEGPAAEFEMGHRYLNVIMGFFGVPSFEGIFVEGHNAQPDKAQEIKENAIARAKDAAKTF
- a CDS encoding disulfide oxidoreductase — protein: MSKYLGIAWIAAIFSMSGSLFFSEVMNFVPCTLCWYQRILMYPLVFILGVAVYKRDFRVYRYVMPLSGIGMLISLYHYSIQKIPFMREVQICKSGIPCTEQYINWLGFITIPLLALVGFIIITVSMFLLRKQFKKSMH
- a CDS encoding DsbA family protein, producing MANKTKNKNQSSRAFFYWMVGLVVVCIGTIILLAKVNSASHQDATFNYNNEPYLGNKNAPVNIVEFGDYKCPVCKNFNATVFPDIIKDLVQTGKAKYYFMNDPFIYRDSTRAAQFAETVYIELGNTAFWKFHDHLYEKQPDGSKYESTDVYSLNFLQDTLKDVAGDKDTQKVVTAFKQQKYKAALKKDINYVNKLKIDGTPTIFVDGKLFKGQSYSDLINLVNKKAKEKGM